In Pseudoalteromonas carrageenovora IAM 12662, the following proteins share a genomic window:
- a CDS encoding ABC-three component system protein, with protein MTIANEENTPSKTINVERNAGNIIIGDSPEYEISSAINELLKSLANQPFSFKKTKRRPSSETVVKIKHNNLKSKSHIIKQYLDHSSKVEEAYADIDSLIAFGKDTILQNLNDLYYLALDSIEVEYLTCEVDIIKIRENSEYILDFIIQKLKNTVFESKNTPSYKEHIELGVNVVVAHAFIECIIMENPTHDS; from the coding sequence TTGACCATTGCAAACGAAGAAAACACCCCATCTAAAACTATTAACGTAGAGAGAAATGCTGGCAATATAATAATTGGTGATTCACCTGAATATGAAATTAGTTCAGCCATTAATGAGTTATTAAAGTCTTTGGCTAATCAGCCATTTTCTTTCAAAAAAACTAAAAGGCGACCATCGTCTGAGACAGTCGTAAAAATTAAGCACAATAATCTAAAGTCTAAAAGCCATATTATAAAGCAATACTTAGACCATTCATCGAAAGTGGAAGAAGCATATGCGGACATAGACTCTTTGATAGCTTTTGGAAAAGATACCATTCTACAAAACCTTAATGATTTATATTACTTAGCTTTGGATTCGATTGAAGTTGAATATCTAACTTGTGAAGTAGACATAATCAAAATTAGAGAAAACTCCGAGTACATTCTGGATTTTATAATTCAAAAGTTAAAAAACACAGTTTTCGAATCCAAAAATACACCTTCTTATAAGGAGCATATTGAGCTAGGTGTTAATGTTGTTGTCGCTCATGCTTTTATTGAGTGCATAATTATGGAGAATCCTACCCATGATTCCT